A region of Sugiyamaella lignohabitans strain CBS 10342 chromosome A, complete sequence DNA encodes the following proteins:
- the MCT1 gene encoding [acyl-carrier-protein] S-malonyltransferase (Predicted malonyl-CoA:ACP transferase; putative component of a type-II mitochondrial fatty acid synthase that produces intermediates for phospholipid remodeling; GO_component: GO:0005739 - mitochondrion [Evidence IEA,IEA]; GO_component: GO:0005739 - mitochondrion [Evidence IDA] [PMID 16823961]; GO_component: GO:0005739 - mitochondrion [Evidence IMP,ISS] [PMID 9388293]; GO_function: GO:0004314 - [acyl-carrier-protein] S-malonyltransferase activity [Evidence IEA]; GO_function: GO:0004314 - [acyl-carrier-protein] S-malonyltransferase activity [Evidence IMP,ISS] [PMID 9388293]; GO_function: GO:0016740 - transferase activity [Evidence IEA,IEA]; GO_function: GO:0016746 - transferase activity, transferring acyl groups [Evidence IEA]; GO_process: GO:0009060 - aerobic respiration [Evidence IMP] [PMID 9388293]; GO_process: GO:0006633 - fatty acid biosynthetic process [Evidence IEA,IEA]; GO_process: GO:0006631 - fatty acid metabolic process [Evidence IEA]; GO_process: GO:0006631 - fatty acid metabolic process [Evidence IMP,ISS] [PMID 9388293]; GO_process: GO:0006629 - lipid metabolic process [Evidence IEA]; GO_process: GO:0008152 - metabolic process [Evidence IEA]): protein MSRVLSRAYGSSQTNRLKALLFPGQGFQKLGMLIPFHKKYPGIVEPILEELDESLKERISVALINEAGVSGPDKESVNLTSNAQPLLLAAGYAIYKILEASQPHVQYGYFLGHSLGEYTAWTAAGILQFYDSAWIVRQRGKSMEAATDLFHSKTNKQTGMTLVMLPPAGTEHLHKNVLATSLLTSAVEQNKLVDIGNINSKSQIVLSGVKDEIKLLIEQLNSTSEFIENKIRLRTRDLTVSGPFHSQIMTPGQETMQSILDTTLATAANRSPLTWHWPPKTPIISNITANPFQTLDEVQASVVDTLTKTVQWSDSIQYANSNGCKTFVSLGPGRIGKQTATELSPGSDTVYIDTPESIDEVHL, encoded by the coding sequence ATGAGCAGGGTCTTGAGCAGAGCATATGGTTCTTCACAGACTAATAGGCTTAAAGCACTGCTTTTCCCGGGTCAGGGGTTTCAGAAGCTTGGAATGTTGATTCCATTTCATAAGAAGTACCCAGGAATTGTCGAGCCAATACTGGAAGAGTTGGATGAATCGCTGAAAGAACGTATATCAGTGGCACTTATAAATGAGGCAGGGGTCTCAGGACCTGACAAGGAAAGTGTCAATTTGACTTCGAATGCCCAGCCACTGCttcttgctgctggataTGCCATTTACAAAATACTCGAGGCTTCGCAGCCCCATGTGCAGTATGGATACTTCTTGGGCCATTCGTTAGGTGAATACACAGCTTGGACAGCTGCCGGAATCCTGCAATTCTATGACTCGGCATGGATAGTTCGTCAACGTGGGAAGTCAATGGAGGCTGCCACGGATTTGTTTCACTCAAAAACGAATAAACAGACTGGCATGACTCTGGTAATGCTTCCGCCAGCCGGTACTGAACATCTGCATAAAAACGTTCTTGCAACTTCACTTTTGACATCGGCCGTGGAACAAAACAAGTTGGTCGATATAGGGAATATAAATTCCAAGTCGCAAATAGTACTTTCTGGAGTCAAGGATGAGATCAAGCTGTTAATTGAGCAATTGAACTCAACATCTGAGTTTATAGAAAACAAGATCCGACTGCGTACACGAGATTTGACAGTTTCTGGACCATTCCATTCCCAAATAATGACCCCTGGACAAGAAACAATGCAGTCAATTCTAGACACAACACTTGCTACAGCTGCCAACCGTAGCCCACTCACGTGGCATTGGCCACCAAAAACACCCATTATCTCCAACATCACAGCGAACCCATTTCAGACCCTTGACGAAGTACAAGCTAGTGTCGTTGATACTCTCACAAAAACTGTGCAGTGGTCGGACTCTATACAGTACGCGAACTCCAATGGGTGTAAAACGTTTGTTTCTCTTGGTCCTGGTCGCATTGGCAAGCAAACTGCCACTGAACTGTCCCCGGGCTCAGATACGGTTTATATCGACACTCCTGAAAGCATTGACGAGGTTCATCTATAG
- the CHS7 gene encoding Chs7p (hypothetical protein; may be involved in chitin biosynthesis by regulation of Chs3p export from the ER; relocalizes from bud neck to ER upon DNA replication stress; GO_component: GO:0005935 - cellular bud neck [Evidence IDA] [PMID 22842922]; GO_component: GO:0005934 - cellular bud tip [Evidence IDA] [PMID 22842922]; GO_component: GO:0005783 - endoplasmic reticulum [Evidence IEA]; GO_component: GO:0005783 - endoplasmic reticulum [Evidence IDA] [PMID 22842922]; GO_component: GO:0005789 - endoplasmic reticulum membrane [Evidence IEA]; GO_component: GO:0005789 - endoplasmic reticulum membrane [Evidence IDA] [PMID 10366589]; GO_component: GO:0016021 - integral component of membrane [Evidence IEA]; GO_component: GO:0016021 - integral component of membrane [Evidence ISM] [PMID 12192589]; GO_component: GO:0016020 - membrane [Evidence IEA]; GO_component: GO:0005628 - prospore membrane [Evidence IDA] [PMID 24390141]; GO_function: GO:0051082 - unfolded protein binding [Evidence IMP] [PMID 15623581]; GO_process: GO:0006888 - ER to Golgi vesicle-mediated transport [Evidence IDA] [PMID 10366589]; GO_process: GO:0034221 - fungal-type cell wall chitin biosynthetic process [Evidence IMP] [PMID 10366589]; GO_process: GO:0006457 - protein folding [Evidence IMP] [PMID 15623581]; GO_process: GO:0015031 - protein transport [Evidence IEA]; GO_process: GO:0006810 - transport [Evidence IEA]), giving the protein MGFGDFDILCHRTYLPLCSLVGPYNHEGLSAAETTLFPTGIIPGCFARTIVLANTIIFNVGNAFMHIGAIGVLVLIIFNVRSKYTAIGRVEILHFFYIFTALTMISLVIDAGVTPPGSPSYPYFVSIQSGLTSALCCCLMLNGFLGFQLYEDDTFWSKWSLRVMSFLAFALTFVVSLLTFQGWGGDSMSPTNTTGLFVVLYILNAIFLAVYFASQLTLSAIILQDLWAVGAVFLGGFFFVVGQVLLYVFAETICLRVKHYIDGVFFATVCNLFAVMMVYKYWDMITSEDMEFGVSNREAHWEVKELMEDDQRYDNGSEYASSTYGLTHFQ; this is encoded by the coding sequence ATGGGTTTTGGCGATTTCGACATTCTCTGTCATAGAACATATCTACCGCTGTGCTCACTGGTGGGTCCATATAACCACGAGGGACTATCGGCTGCGGAAACAACTCTGTTTCCTACTGGTATCATTCCAGGATGTTTTGCCAGAACTATTGTACTAGCAAACACCATTATTTTTAATGTTGGTAATGCATTTATGCACATTGGAGCTATTGGGGTTCTGGTATTAATCATATTCAATGTTCGCAGCAAATACACGGCCATTGGACGAGTGGAAATCCTGCATTTTTTCTATATTTTTACAGCTCTGACTATGATTTCTTTGGTGATTGATGCTGGCGTCACTCCTCCCGGTTCTCCTTCTTATCCTTACTTTGTAAGCATCCAGTCCGGTCTTACGTCTGCTCTATGTTGTTGTCTGATGTTGAATGGCTTTTTGGGTTTTCAGCTTTATGAAGATGATACTTTCTGGTCAAAATGGTCACTTCGAGTCATGAGTTTTTTGGCTTTTGCGTTGACTTTTGTCGTGAGTTTGCTGACTTTCCAAGGTTGGGGTGGTGATTCCATGTCACCGACAAATACCACTGGCTTATTTGTAGTGTTGTACATTCTCAACGCTATTTTCCTAGCTGTGTATTTTGCTTCTCAGCTTACCTTGTCTGCAATCATTTTACAAGACTTGTGGGCTGTGGGAGCTGTTTTCTTGGgtggctttttttttgtagtgGGCCAAGTTCTTCTGTACGTTTTTGCTGAAACAATCTGTCTTAGAGTCAAGCATTACATTGATGGTGTATTTTTTGCGACCGTGTGCAATCTGTTTGCTGTCATGATGGTATACAAATATTGGGATATGATTACTTCTGAAGATATGGAGTTTGGTGTCAGCAACAGAGAAGCACATTGGGAAGTTAAGGAGTTGATGGAAGATGACCAACGATATGACAATGGTAGTGAATACGCTAGCTCGACTTATGGTCTCACTCATTTCCAGTAG
- the RIA1 gene encoding GTPase RIA1 (Cytoplasmic GTPase/eEF2-like factor involved in ribosomal biogenesis; with Sdo1p, a guanine nucleotide exchange factor (GEF), promotes release of Tif6p from 60S ribosomal subunits in the cytoplasm so that they can assemble with 40S subunits to generate mature ribosomes; required for quality control check of newly made large ribosomal subunits before they are released into the pool of translating ribosomes; GO_component: GO:0005737 - cytoplasm [Evidence IEA,IEA]; GO_component: GO:0005737 - cytoplasm [Evidence IDA] [PMID 11779510]; GO_function: GO:0005525 - GTP binding [Evidence IEA,IEA]; GO_function: GO:0003924 - GTPase activity [Evidence IEA]; GO_function: GO:0003924 - GTPase activity [Evidence IDA] [PMID 11779510]; GO_function: GO:0016787 - hydrolase activity [Evidence IEA]; GO_function: GO:0000166 - nucleotide binding [Evidence IEA]; GO_process: GO:0006184 - GTP catabolic process [Evidence IEA]; GO_process: GO:0042256 - mature ribosome assembly [Evidence IMP] [PMID 11779510]; GO_process: GO:0042256 - mature ribosome assembly [Evidence ISO] [PMID 21536732]; GO_process: GO:0008152 - metabolic process [Evidence IEA]; GO_process: GO:0042254 - ribosome biogenesis [Evidence IEA]) → MPVAADNLIRLQRQPDLTRNICILAHVDHGKTSLSDCLLATNGIISQNLQGKIRYLDSRPDEQTRGITMESSAISLYFRVAKRPTITDSDDSATPAAPVIKEYLINLIDSPGHIDFSSEVSAASRLCDGAVVLVDVVEGVCSQTVTVLRQSWVEKLKPILVLNKMDRLITDLQLTPMEAYQHITKLIEQVNAVVGSFFAGQRMEDDLKWRESNENRGADAQQEFVEAVDEELYFAPEKNNVVFGSAVDGWGFNISQFAAIYERKLGIKREKLEKVLWGDFYFDPKTKKVLPGSSSSLKGRNYRPLFVQLVLENIWAIYDSTILNKNTDKINKIVNALDLKVMPRDITSKDSKSLLGTIFNQWIPISRSILLSVIDIIPSPVKAQKERMPDILSNTPGNKSISPKVADSMINCDPNEHLTAFISKVIAVREKDLPVKRISGQLSAEERIAELRNKSRHAREIALSQDAGLEESVQMLSVDNDGENTEDESREVVIGFSRVFSGTLKAGQEVYLLGPRYNPSVPEKYITKLTISNLYILMGRDLILIDEAPAGTIVGIGGLDGHILKSGTLADVATGSPNLASSNGIAAPILKVAIEPINPSKLPELEAGLRLLNASDPCVQVSIQENGEHILATAGELHLERCIKDLQERFARIDVHYSKPVVPFRETIVETKDWKSQNGNPRGYAEIKIGSVTLKLRVFPLSAEVSEFLNSNANKLRSIADKQKKPILNPGDNDSVNSDEKVFDVELDEEDTSLADTEFKDSDLKTVQYQLEEKIKNDKALRRFIQAPWSSIVSFGPRKIGSNILFDESKTFSRLLFSETDSVRSEYEDNIITGFQLAVSQGHLCGEPVTGVGCAITEVSIDETEGADGSSVALQRRVISATKQAIYDGLTDWSPRLMLATYLCDIQATTEVLGKVYGVITKRKGKIITEEMKEGTPFFTVHASIPVVEAFGFSEEIRKRTSGAANPQLVFNGFEIFDQDPFWVPSTEEELEELGELADKENIALSYVTSVRKRKPETALIPEAPLDCAIPEPDSPLLPAPEPFPEPEPEPEPLPAPEPLPDPEPEPLPLPAPEPDPEPLPAPEPEPEPLPAPEPEPEPEPEPLPAPEPLPDPEPEPEPLPTPEPLPDPEPEPLPLPAPDPEPLPEPLPAPEPEPEPLPAPEPLPEPEPEPLPAPEPLPDPEPEPDPDPLPDPEPPLPAPEPLPEPEPFPLPLPLPFPLPFPPLGQSLQLKVGSPEAVLLVCEPPLLEPAEAEVANVELAAAPLPDVVEDELLAPFPPAVEVRSVLEEEEADSDALDPPLGQSLQPKVGPEAEAEAEAEPVAEAEAPAETEPPAKPVAEAEAEAEAEAEAEAETEAEAEAEAEAEAEAEAEAEAEAPAEAEAEAEAPAEAELEPPFGQSLQAKVGPAEDD, encoded by the exons ATGCCAGTAGCAGCTGATAACTTGATCAGGCTTCAACGACAGCCTGATCTGACTAGAAACATTTGCATTTTAGCTCATGTTGACCATGGTAAAACCTCTTTATCCGATTGCTTATTGGCAACCAATGGTATTATTTCTCAAAACCTCCAGGGAAAAATCCGCTATTTAGATTCTCGTCCTGATGAACAGACAAGAGGAATTACAATGGAATCGTCGGCAATTTCTCTGTACTTTCGAGTTGCTAAACGGCCTACTATAACGGACTCTGACGACTCTGCCACCCCGGCTGCACCAGTCATTAAAGAATATCTCATTAATTTAATTGATTCTCCTGGTCATATTGACTTCTCATCTGAAGTATCGGCGGCATCTCGTCTATGTGATGGTGCTGTAGTGCTGGtcgatgttgttgaagGTGTTTGTTCTCAAACGGTTACTGTTTTAAGGCAGAGCTGGGTTGAAAAATTAAAGCCAATTCTTGTTTTAAATAAAATGGATCGTCTTATTACGGATCTTCAATTAACTCCAATGGAGGCATATCAGCATATCACTAAACTAATTGAACAGGTCAATGCCGTAGTGGGTTCGTTTTTTGCGGGCCAGAGAATGGAGGATGACTTGAAATGGAGAGAATCAAATGAAAATAGAGGTGCTGATGCTCAACAGGAGTTTGTCGAAGCTGTAGATGAAGAGTTATATTTCGCTCCCGAGAAAAATAATGTGGTATTTGGCAGCGCAGTCGACGGTTGGGGCTTCAATATCTCTCAGTTCGCAGCTATATACGAGCGCAAGTTAGGcataaaaagagaaaagctAGAAAAAGTTCTTTGGGGAGACTTTTACTTTGACCCCAAGACCAAAAAGGTACTTCCAGGATCATCTAGCAGTTTAAAGGGCCGCAATTATCGCCCATTATTTGTTCAATTAGTTTTAGAAAATATTTGGGCCATCTATGATTCGACGATTCTGAACAAAAACACGgacaaaatcaataaaattGTCAATGCTCTGGATCTTAAAGTGATGCCAAGAGATATTACATCTAAAGACTCCAAGTCACTACTGGGCACCATTTTCAATCAATGGATCCCCATTTCAAGATCTATTTTGCTCAGtgtcattgatatcatACCTTCTCCAGTCAAAGCCCAAAAGGAGCGAATGCCTGATATCTTGTCAAATACTCCTGGAAATAAAAGCATATCTCCCAAAGTGGCTGATTCTATGATAAACTGTGATCCTAATGAACACTTGACAGCGTTTATATCAAAGGTAATTGCTGTTCGTGAAAAGGACTTGCCAGTGAAGAGGATTTCTGGTCAGCTAAGTGCGGAAGAACGAATTGCTGAGCTAAGGAACAAGAGCCGCCATGCCAGAGAAATTGCCTTGTCACAAGATGCTGGGCTTGAGGAGTCAGTACAAATGCTCTCTGTAGATAATGATGGCGAAAATACCGAAGACGAATCACGTGAAGTGGTAATTGGCTTTTCGCGAGTTTTCAGTGGAACTTTGAAAGCTGGTCAAGAAGTTTATCTCCTTGGCCCAAGATACAACCCATCTGTACCTGAAAAATACATCACGAAGCTGACTATTTCAAATCTGTACATTCTCATGGGAAGAGATTTGATTCTCATTGATGAAGCTCCCGCTGGAACGATAGTCGGTATCGGAGGGTTGGATGGCCATATTCTCAAGAGTGGCACTTTAGCAGATGTAGCCACTGGTAGCCCTAATCTTGCGAGCTCAAATGGTATCGCTGCCCCCATTCTCAAAGTTGCAATTGAGCCTATTAACCCCTCCAAATTGCCAGAACTTGAAGCTGGCTTGCGGTTATTAAATGCCTCTGATCCATGTGTCCAGGTTAGTATTCAAGAAAATGGCGAACATATTCTAGCCACTGCCGGTGAGTTGCATTTGGAACGATGCATCAAGGATCTTCAAGAGAGATTTGCCAGGATTGATGTTCATTATTCTAAACCAGTCGTACCCTTTAGAGAGACCATAGTCGAGACCAAAGATTGGAAGTCTCAGAATGGTAATCCTAGAGGCTATGCGGAAATTAAAATTGGCTCAGTAACTTTGAAACTAAGAGTATTCCCTTTGTCGGCCGAAGTCAGTGAATTTTTAAACAGCAATGCCAATAAGTTAAGGTCTATAGCCGAcaaacagaagaagccTATTTTAAACCCTGGTGATAATGACAGTGTCAATTCCGATGAAAAGGTATTTGATGTTGAActtgatgaagaggataCGTCTCTCGCCGACACTGAATTCAAGGACTCTGATTTGAAGACtgttcaatatcaattagaagaaaagataaaaaacGATAAAGCTCTTAGGCGTTTTATTCAAGCACCGTGGAGTAGCATTGTAAGCTTTGGTCCTAGAAAAATTGGGTCAAACATTCTTTTTGATGAATCGAAAACATTTTCACGGCTTTTGTTTAGTGAAACCGATTCTGTTAGGTCTGAGTATGAAGATAACATTATTACCGGTTTCCAGCTTGCGGTATCACAGGGTCATTTATGCGGTGAGCCTGTCACCGGTGTAGGTTGTGCGATCACTGAAGTTTCTATTGACGAAACAGAGGGTGCCGATGGTAGTTCGGTTGCTCTACAGAGACGGGTAATATCTGCAACGAAACAGGCCATTTACGACGGTTTGACCGATTGGTCTCCCAGGCTCATGTTGGCTACTTATCTTTGTGATATTCAGGCTACCACTGAGGTACTGGGAAAGGTCTATGGAGTTATAACGAAACGTAAAGGAAAAATTATTACTGAGGAGATGAAAGAAGGTACTCCTTTTTTCACAGTACACGCCTCAATCCCTGTGGTCGAAGCATTTGGCTTTTCTGAAGAGATTCGCAAGAGGACGTCTGGTGCAGCAAACCCGCAACTTGTATTTAACGGATTTGAAATCTTTGACCAAGACCCCTTCTGGGTCCCCTctactgaagaagaacttgaagaacTTGGTGAATTGGCAGACAAAGAAAACATCGCACTTTCTTATGTTACCAGTGTTCGCAAGCGGAAG CCCGAGACTGCTCTAATTCCGGAGGCACCACTGGACTGCGCAATTCCAGAGCCTGACTCACCATTGTTGCCAGCTCCAGAACCATTTCCAGAGCCAGAGCCAGAGCCCGAACCGTTACCAGCACCTGAGCCATTACCTGATCCTGAGCCAGAGCCattaccactaccagcacCGGAACCAGATCCTGAACCGttaccagcacctgaaCCAGAGCCTGAACCGTTACCAGCACCTGAGCCAGAGCCAGAGCCGGAACCAGAACCGTTACCAGCGCCTGAGCCATTACCTGATCCTGAGCCGGAACCGGAACCGTTACCAACACCAGAACCATTACCTGATCCTGAACCAGAACCATTGCCATTACCGGCACCTGATCCAGAGCCATTGCCAGAGCCGTTGCCAGCACCTGAACCAGAGCCCGAACCGCTACCAGCACCGGAACCATTACCTGAGCCGGAACCAGAACCGTTACCAGCGCCTGAGCCATTACCTGATCCTGAGCCGGAACCAGACCCAGATCCGTTACCAGATCCCGAACCACCGTTACCAGCTCCTGAACCATTACCTGAACCAGAGCCATTTCCGTTACCGTTACCATTACCATTTCCGTTACCATTTCCACCATTAGGACAGTCTCTGCAGCTCAAGGTAGGCTCACCAGAAGCAGTGTTACTGGTTTGCGAACCACCATTGTTAGAACCTGCAGAGGCAGAAGTGGCGAATGTTGAActagcagctgctccaTTGCCAGATGTAGTTGAAGACGAACTCTTGGCTCCATTTCCACCAGCAGTCGAAGTAAGAAGCGtgcttgaagaagaggaagctGATTCAGACGCACTAGATCCACCATTGGGACAGTCTCTACAGCCCAAAGTAGGGCCAGAAGCAGAGGCAGAGGCGGAAGCAGAACCAGTGGCAGAAGCGgaagcaccagcagaaacagaaccaccagcaaAACCAGTGGCAGAGGCGGAGGCagaagctgaagctgaagctgaagctgaagcagaaacagaagcagaagcagaagcagaagcagaagcagaagcagaagcagaagcagaagcagaggcggaagcaccagcagaagctgaagctgaGGCTGaggcaccagcagaagcgGAACTAGAGCCACCATTTGGACAATCTCTACAAGCTAAAGTAGGACCAGCAGAGGATGATTGA